CCATGGCAGAGCTGACTGAGTCATGGGGGGCAGCTGTTGCCTGCTGGGAGCTGTAGTCTTGCCCCTGGCCCTGGGGTTCAGCGCCGGGCTGGGGGCCCACTGAAGAGTCATGGACATGTGGGACCTGTGGCTGCACAGGGAAGTCTTTGGGGCCGACATGAGGAGGGAATGGGGCCACCCCAGGGGGCAGGTGTCGGAGTGGGATGAAGTGATCAAGTGGTCCATAGTGCACGTAGGTATGTGGGGGTCCTATGGGTCGGGCCATAGGAGGGTAGAAGGAAAAATGAACATACAAATATAACACTGTAGTACCAACATAACAATAGCATTGCTAATCACAACTGAAATACTAATACCAAAGACTCAACTTGAGATAAAAGCTGGCGGCCAGAATTCACCACCTACCGAATGGAGGAGGCACCGGTCCATAGTGAGAAGGTGGAGGAAGGTACCGGTTGTGTGGGGAAGAGGGACCGTAAGCACCAGGAGGTTGAGGTCGATGTCCGGGTGGTATCATTGGACCAGGCGGGTGTCCGTTAGGCGGTGGGGGTCCAGGAGGCATCATGCCTGAGTGTCCGTTGTCTGGTCGGTACACGGGAGGCATGAAGGGTGGGGGAGGAGGGATGTGGTGGGGTCCGGGAAGAGGACGGTGGCAGAGTCCGGAGGGATGGCTGATGACTGGTCTGAGGCTTGAGTCGAGGGGGGAGCTGATGGGAGAGACCAGCAGGGAGCCAGGACCCTGAGGTCGAGGGTTCTGGAGGAACACcaaaaaatattaaaacaaaGAATAGCAATAGGTCCATTGTGCTTGTAGCCCTGCTGCTGGCACCAACAATGAGAGACCCTTTCATCTGATTCAAACAGTTTCGTTAGGttagaacaaaacaaacaattatGCACTGGTGAGAAAGACAACAATATCCCACAATAATAAGTCAAGTTACACAGTCCCACAAGAATCACACGACCAAGTTCCACACACTGATTCAGAATCAGGACCGTTTCCACAAAGCATtaacctcaaacacacacagctttaaaTGATAACACATTTGAGATATCCATCAGGTAGTTGTGCTGAAGTTATGGCTTTGTGGAACAGTGTCACCAATTCATTCAATGGGGGTCAGAGGGAGGGTGTTGTAATATAGGGAAAATATAAAAGGAGCTTACAGACGGACCACGGGAAGCGGCAAAGGTCTTCAGACTTCAATGGGAGTAGGGCGGCAAAACGCAAGCAGTTTCGCAAGTGGCGCCGTTCGTGGTACTCACTCCAGTGAGCGGCGACGCTGGCTCTACGCTCAAGGCTTCAAAATATGCATGGTTGACCAATGAGCAGAGTTCTTCtcgccaaccaaccaaccaaccaatgttTTAATCACAACCGCCGAGCTGACAAAAACCGGGACCGCTGGCATCTACACACGGTAGGCAGAAATGTTCAGTTTACCGCAGCCCGTCTGTAAGCGCCTTAAAACAAGCAACCACGCATGTCAGAATCCAGCCAGCAATGTTAAGTCTGACAACCCTGTGACGCCACTACCCAGCTGACTGCCACTCCAGCCACTGATCCACGGCTGGGGTaagcatgctcacacacacacccgcatcCCTGCCACCGCTGCCTCGAACATAATACTCACTGCCTCTGGGTTCTCTGTGGAGGCCTGGGCCTCAGCCTGTGACTCTAGTGGAGCGGTCTGTTTAGTGCAAACACAcccacatgatggaggaacagggGGGAGAGATGCACATTGTCTCAAATTGACTGAAACTTACCGAGCTGCACAGATTGCTTGGTGAGGATGTACGTGGGGCCATGGTGTCTGTGGAGGAACAAAGGGAAGAATGATTAGAGGAGATATAGGATAAGGGCTCGATTAGGGAATAATACCACATCAACCCTCATTGACAAAAAATACAATCCCTACCAGGTCTAGCAGCCACTGGGTGTTTGTGGTACGGAGAGTAACGGCGGCCGTGAGGGTCAGAGTGAGGTCG
The nucleotide sequence above comes from Salvelinus namaycush isolate Seneca unplaced genomic scaffold, SaNama_1.0 Scaffold1320, whole genome shotgun sequence. Encoded proteins:
- the LOC120036382 gene encoding cleavage and polyadenylation specificity factor subunit 6-like, yielding MAPRTSSPSNLCSSNPRPQGPGSLLVSPISSPLDSSLRPVISHPSGLCHRPLPGPHHIPPPPPFMPPVYRPDNGHSGMMPPGPPPPNGHPPGPMIPPGHRPQPPGAYGPSSPHNRYLPPPSHYGPVPPPFGPPHTYVHYGPLDHFIPLRHLPPGVAPFPPHVGPKDFPVQPQVPHVHDSSVGPQPGAEPQGQGQDYSSQQATAAPHDSVSSAMAEP